From the Elusimicrobiota bacterium genome, one window contains:
- a CDS encoding thioredoxin family protein has translation MMSTLIEDDKLLRELIGAGQEALVLFYASWCPFSRAFLPVYEKHACGEGCYRVLADEVAGTEDAYAIETFPTVILFKKGTKYARLDGIPGEGLREHMLLDFIQSCKECRAPAGRKEDHEENPH, from the coding sequence ATGATGAGCACGCTGATAGAAGACGACAAGCTTCTGCGCGAATTGATAGGGGCCGGCCAGGAAGCGCTGGTGCTGTTCTACGCTTCCTGGTGCCCTTTCTCCAGGGCGTTCCTGCCCGTGTACGAAAAGCACGCCTGCGGCGAGGGCTGCTACCGGGTGCTGGCCGACGAGGTAGCCGGCACCGAGGACGCCTACGCGATAGAGACCTTCCCGACCGTAATACTTTTCAAAAAAGGGACGAAGTATGCGCGCCTCGACGGCATCCCCGGCGAGGGCCTGCGCGAGCATATGCTGCTGGATTTCATACAAAGCTGCAAGGAATGCCGTGCCCCGGCCGGGAGGAAAGAGGACCATGAAGAAAACCCGCATTAA
- a CDS encoding pirin family protein, translating into MAKTILHKAATRGDADHGWLHSRHTFSFADYHDPERVHFGVLRVLNDDIVQGGRGFDTHPHENMEIISIPLEGDLVHKDSMGNVSTIKHGDVQVMSAGTGITHSEYNANKDKPVKFLQIWVFPNKKNVVPRYGQITLKLADRRNKLQQILSPDPESAGVWIYQNAWFHIGKFEKGAGVDYAVKAKANGVYAFILSGDMTINGQMLNARDGFGVWDTDKISIKAVTEAEILLMDVPLK; encoded by the coding sequence ATGGCGAAAACTATTCTTCACAAGGCCGCAACCAGGGGGGACGCGGATCACGGCTGGCTGCACAGCAGGCACACGTTCAGCTTTGCCGATTATCACGATCCGGAACGGGTGCACTTCGGCGTTCTGCGGGTGCTCAACGACGATATAGTGCAAGGCGGCAGGGGGTTCGACACGCATCCCCACGAGAACATGGAGATAATTTCCATTCCGCTGGAAGGCGACCTGGTGCACAAGGACAGCATGGGGAATGTCAGCACCATTAAACACGGCGACGTGCAGGTTATGAGCGCCGGCACGGGTATAACGCATAGCGAATATAACGCCAATAAAGATAAGCCGGTTAAATTTCTGCAGATCTGGGTATTCCCGAACAAGAAAAACGTGGTTCCCCGGTACGGCCAGATCACTTTAAAGCTGGCCGACCGCCGGAATAAACTGCAGCAGATACTCTCGCCCGACCCAGAGAGCGCCGGGGTCTGGATCTACCAGAACGCCTGGTTCCACATAGGGAAATTCGAGAAAGGCGCGGGCGTCGATTACGCTGTCAAAGCCAAAGCCAACGGCGTTTACGCTTTTATCCTGAGCGGGGACATGACGATAAACGGCCAGATGTTGAACGCCCGCGACGGTTTCGGCGTCTGGGACACGGATAAGATTTCCATTAAAGCGGTAACGGAGGCTGAAATACTGCTGATGGACGTCCCGCTGAAATGA
- a CDS encoding carboxymuconolactone decarboxylase family protein, with amino-acid sequence MQRIEKMDLAKAEGRVKEQLDSVKAKVGRIPNIYATMATAPAVLEMYLSQGAALARASLGSQLRERLAITTGAANGCEYCVSAHTAIGRNFKISDAELALALKGESADPKTAAALKFARLLLENRGRVSDAELTALLAAGYTGAQALEIVAMVAANIFTNYFNLVAGTEVDFPRVALR; translated from the coding sequence ATGCAGAGGATAGAAAAAATGGACCTGGCTAAAGCCGAGGGCAGGGTAAAAGAACAGCTGGACAGCGTTAAGGCCAAGGTCGGGCGTATCCCCAACATTTACGCCACCATGGCCACTGCCCCCGCCGTGCTGGAGATGTATCTTTCCCAGGGCGCCGCCCTGGCGCGAGCCTCCCTGGGCAGCCAGCTGCGCGAGCGACTGGCGATTACTACGGGCGCGGCGAACGGCTGCGAATACTGCGTTTCGGCGCATACCGCCATAGGGCGGAACTTTAAGATAAGCGACGCGGAACTTGCGCTGGCGCTCAAGGGCGAGTCGGCAGACCCCAAGACGGCCGCCGCGCTGAAGTTCGCCCGGCTGCTGCTGGAAAACCGCGGGCGCGTCAGCGACGCGGAGCTGACCGCTTTGCTCGCGGCCGGCTATACCGGCGCGCAGGCACTTGAAATAGTCGCCATGGTCGCGGCGAACATCTTCACCAATTATTTCAACCTCGTGGCCGGCACCGAGGTGGATTTCCCGCGCGTGGCGCTGCGGTAG
- a CDS encoding CDGSH iron-sulfur domain-containing protein: MKKTRIKILKNGPYEVSGPVPLDKAVAISSRDGVPEKWKKGPALRHDKVYHLCRCGRSAGKPFCDGTHKAVKFNGGETASRKPYARQAVIYKGPALTLADAEVLCTVGLFCHRAGDAWTLTERSGDKKARAAAVREACDCPSGRLTAIDNATGRPLDPPLKPGISLVEDPYRKASGPLWVKGGIPVKSSKGFTYEKRNRVTLCRCGRSANKPFCDGSHMPFKDGDKRVQ, from the coding sequence ATGAAGAAAACCCGCATTAAGATACTTAAGAACGGCCCCTACGAGGTTTCAGGGCCCGTGCCGCTGGACAAGGCCGTAGCGATCTCCAGCCGGGACGGCGTCCCAGAGAAGTGGAAGAAAGGCCCCGCGCTGCGCCACGACAAGGTCTACCACCTGTGCCGCTGCGGCCGCTCGGCGGGTAAACCGTTCTGCGACGGCACGCATAAAGCGGTAAAATTCAACGGGGGCGAGACCGCCTCGCGCAAACCTTACGCCCGCCAGGCCGTTATCTATAAAGGGCCGGCGCTGACGCTGGCCGACGCCGAAGTGCTCTGCACCGTGGGCCTGTTCTGCCACAGAGCCGGCGACGCCTGGACGCTGACCGAGCGCTCCGGCGACAAGAAGGCCAGGGCCGCGGCCGTCCGCGAAGCCTGCGACTGCCCGTCCGGGCGCCTGACCGCCATAGATAACGCTACAGGCCGGCCGCTGGACCCGCCGCTCAAGCCAGGCATCAGCCTGGTGGAGGACCCGTACCGCAAGGCCAGCGGGCCGCTGTGGGTGAAAGGGGGGATACCTGTAAAATCCTCGAAAGGCTTCACTTACGAGAAGCGCAACCGCGTTACGCTCTGCCGCTGCGGGCGCTCGGCGAACAAGCCCTTCTGCGACGGCAGCCACATGCCGTTCAAGGACGGCGACAAAAGAGTACAGTAA